Proteins encoded in a region of the Homo sapiens chromosome 9, GRCh38.p14 Primary Assembly genome:
- the C9orf153 gene encoding uncharacterized protein C9orf153 produces MFLTGDTSPAEDNREATLPQCSLPELYACIENFNKESKKSNLLKMHGISLNEAQEVLARNLNVMSFTRGADVRGDLQPVIRKTIHESKGSGMEIF; encoded by the exons ATGTTCCTCACTGGAGACACCAGTCCAGCTGAGGACAATAGAGAAGCCACCCTTCCTCAATGTTCA CTTCCAGAATTATATGCATGTATTGAGAATTTTAATAAGGAGAGCAAGAAATCAAATCTTCTAAAAATGCATGGTATTTCACTTAACGAAGCACAGGAAGTACTTGCTAGAAACCTGAATGTCATGTCATTCACCAGGGGCGCTGATGTGAGAGGAGATCTCCAACCTGTTATCAG gaaaacaattcatgaatCTAAGGGATCTGGAATGGAGATATTTTAA